In Triticum aestivum cultivar Chinese Spring chromosome 5B, IWGSC CS RefSeq v2.1, whole genome shotgun sequence, the following proteins share a genomic window:
- the LOC123114231 gene encoding uncharacterized protein — protein MDEHAGGRRRADPPPWSPPLQLPPDDMLLEILLRLPPEPIHLFRASFVSKHWRGLVHDARFRRRFREFHGGTPPMLGFFNSCPGAPIFVPTSGGFALSTANMSLDWRALDCRHGRALLHNYGTRTLLVWDPMTGDERYLPFPTRAHLENVHYNGAVLCAAGHTGHGDCHSCPFLVAFVFSSYRYCITSACVYSSVTGVWGEITSIHTPDSLVDAKPTALVGNTLYCLLSNEDSIIEFNLDKNSLDLIEVPYGGNFIITLAQDGPLGFASVDRFSLHLWSRVASIDGVASWEHIRVIDLEKLFAPQVLAACMDRMWPVGYAEDANVIFIHVYPRTYMIHLKSMQIEGILEEATGWSIFPYASFYTPGPGITTGGGDDQVELLNGT, from the exons ATGGACGAACacgccggcggccgccgccgcgccgatcCGCCTCCGTGGTCTCCCCCGCTTCAGCTTCCCCCAGACGACATGCTCCtggagatcctcctccgcctcccgccggagCCCATCCACCTGTTCCGCGCCTCCTTCGTCTCCAAGCACTGGCGCGGCCTCGTCCACGACGCCCGCTTCCGCCGCCGCTTCCGCGAGTTCCACGGGGGGACGCCTCCCATGCTCGGCTTCTTCAACAGCTGCCCAGGGGCTCCCATCTTCGTCCCCACCTCCGGCGGCTTCGCGCTCTCCACCGCCAACATGTCCCTCGATTGGCGGGCCCTCGATTGCCGCCACGGCCGCGCCCTCCTGCACAACTACGGTACCAGGACGCTCCTCGTCTGGGACCCCATGACCGGCGACGAGCGCTACCTACCGTTCCCCACGCGAGCCCATCTGGAGAACGTCCATTACAATGGCGCGGTTCTCTGCGCGGCTGGCCACACGGGCCACGGGGACTGCCATTCCTGCCCGTTCCTCGTGGCATTCGTGTTCAGCAGCTACAGATATTGCATCACCTCTGCCTGCGTCTACTCGTCCGTGACCGGCGTCTGGGGTGAGATCACTTCGATTCATACACCAGATTCATTAGTTGATGCAAAGCCGACAGCTCTGGTTGGAAACACACTCTACTGCCTGTTGAGTAATGAGGATAGCATCATTGAGTTTAATTTGGATAAGAATAGCTTGGATTTAATTGAGGTTCCATACGGCGGAAATTTTATCATCACACTGGCACAGGATGGTCCTCTAGGTTTCGCCAGTGTTGATCGATTCAGCCTACATTTGTGGTCAAGGGTAGCTAGCATCGATGGGGTGGCATCATGGGAACATATCAGGGTCATTGATCTGGAGAAGCTTTTTGCGCCACAAGTATTGGCAGCGTGTATGGATCGAATGTGGCCTGTTGGCTATGCTGAAGATGCGAATGTGATCTTCATTCATGTGTATCCTCGCACCTACATGATCCATCTCAAGTCCATGCAGATTGAGGGGATTTTAGAGGAAGCAACTGGCTGGTCCATTTTTCCTTATGCAAGTTTCTACACTCCAGGACCAG GAATCACCACTGGTGGTGGAGATGATCAAGTTGAACTGTTAAATGGCACTTGA